The DNA window CAAGGCAAAACAATGCACATCTTCAACCAACTGGAATCCAACGTTCGCAGCTACAGTCGCTCGTTCCCGACCGTGTTCACGCGAGCCTGCGGGGCGATGCTGACCGATGAGCACGGGAAGGAATACATCGACTTTCTGAGTGGCGCGGGCACGCTGAACTACGGGCACAACAACCCGGCGCTCAAGAGACGACTTCTCGACTACATCGAGTCGGACGGCGTCGTCCACGCGCTCGACATGGCGACCGCGGCCAAGAAGGAGTTCCTCGAGACCTTCGAGCAGGTGATCTTGCGGCGGCGTGGCATGCGCTACAAGGTGCAGTTCACCGGACCGACCGGGACGAATGCCATCGAAGCGGCCTTGAAGCTCGCGCGGAAGGTCATGGGGCGCTACAACGTCATTTCGTTCACCAACGCATTCCACGGTGTGACGCTGGGCTCGGTGGCGGCGACGGCGCGCGCGCACTACCGCGACGCGGCCGGCCTCCCGTTGGGCGGCACGTGCTTCCTTCCCTACGACGGTTACTTGGGGCCGGACGTCGACACGTCGGACTATCTGGACCGCGTCTTGTGCGACAACGGGAGCGGCGTGGATCACCCGGCCGCCGTGATCGTAGAGACGGTGCAGGGCGAGGGGGGCATCAACGTCGCGACCTTCGCGTGGCTACGCAACGTGGAGGCCATCTGCCGCCGCCATGGCATCTTGTTGATCGTGGATGACATCCAAGTGGGCTGCGGCCGCACCGGGCCGTTCTTCAGCTTCGAACAGGCGGGCATCTCGCCCGACATCGTCACGCTGTCGAAGTCCCTGAGCGGCTACGGCCTGCCCTTTTC is part of the Luteitalea sp. genome and encodes:
- the ectB gene encoding diaminobutyrate--2-oxoglutarate transaminase is translated as MHIFNQLESNVRSYSRSFPTVFTRACGAMLTDEHGKEYIDFLSGAGTLNYGHNNPALKRRLLDYIESDGVVHALDMATAAKKEFLETFEQVILRRRGMRYKVQFTGPTGTNAIEAALKLARKVMGRYNVISFTNAFHGVTLGSVAATARAHYRDAAGLPLGGTCFLPYDGYLGPDVDTSDYLDRVLCDNGSGVDHPAAVIVETVQGEGGINVATFAWLRNVEAICRRHGILLIVDDIQVGCGRTGPFFSFEQAGISPDIVTLSKSLSGYGLPFSVVLMKPEIDQWKPGEHNGTFRGHNLAFVTASAALDEYWEDDRLTSDVRRKGHLVRSALNGLAEEASGRLSVRGRGMMQGLDCGSGELASRISTKAFTQGLLIETSGSEGHVMKCLSPLTIPDEQLLEGLHILEDSVKATLDEEAAERKDMVGVSK